In Cydia amplana chromosome 2, ilCydAmpl1.1, whole genome shotgun sequence, the following proteins share a genomic window:
- the LOC134661997 gene encoding TAF5-like RNA polymerase II p300/CBP-associated factor-associated factor 65 kDa subunit 5L: protein MSLIKKTRNDAVKAAVTSYLERRNYPDADIFNNNNSISQSVEQMAVSTIVQCEASRTNSILFSCINNDPGQYDVQYARLLNFIKDIKVENVKNELLALLTPLLCHMYLEMLRGGHGGAAQMFLKRHSVSLPQKDLSFHQPIDGNLPSALYRPNSLEQLFNSLQNGTIDNEAPEKDYLNQLLDDIGSIYTLQDVETKPSVAAFRSCKYDIFLSQDALNMLKAYLAKHSHVLLVQVLQTWFHIDINNDTNKKDSEDDDDDLTNDGIHIKEEKVTDTNDIFSKCNGHTEYPSVDKELRDLQDAIKNVRESMAPLKLYKVAAPDTYLVCAKTDPGCNVLCGGFSNSEIRLWDLGQNNVKRNVNKNISELELACNVPPEPEAVVDDTLQIGTGVPLRGHSGPVQAVCVLSREELVLSASHDCTMRAWKLQDYSCASIYRGHNYPIWCMDVSKNGLFIVTGSQDKTAKLWSLDRTFPVRVFVGHMSDVTCVKFHPNEAYIATGGADRSVRFWNVCDARLVRVLCGHRGVVRTLAFSPEGSHLASAGDDKKIKVWDLAACTCIHEYRGHHGKVTALDWSAIGKPTLTHRVCTDPNDPSADNSLLCSAGMDGVVKIIWDNHSKNKQVPSQDVLTSTYNTKCSYLVDLQVHPEWVVAIGAKR from the exons ATgtcattaattaaaaaaacaagaaatgaTGCGGTTAAGGCTGCAGTTACGTCTTACTTGGAACGCAGGAATTACCCA gATGCAGACATTTTCAACAACAACAATTCCATAAGCCAAAGTGTCGAACAAATGGCTGTCTCCACTATTGTACAATGTGAAGCGAGTCGCACCAACTCAATTCTATTTTCTTGCATTAACAACGATCCAGGACAATATGACGTACAGTACGCAAG GTTATTAAACTTTATAAAAGACATTAAGGtggaaaatgtaaaaaatgaGCTCCTAGCACTACTAACTCCATTACTCTGCCACATGTATTTGGAAATGCTCCGAGGTGGCCATGGGGGAGCAGCCCAAATGTTTTTGAAGAGGCATTCAGTGTCATTGCCACAGAAGGATCTATCGTTTCACCAGCCAATTGATGGTAACTTACCATCAGCACTGTATAGGCCGAACAGCCTGGAACAATTATTTAACTCATTACAAAATGGCACCATTGACAATGAAGCGCCTGAGAAAGACTATTTGAACCAGTTGCTTGATGATATAGGATCCATTTATACGCTGCAGGATGTGGAAACAAAACCATCCGTTGCAGCATTCAG ATCATGTAAATATGACATATTTCTGTCGCAGGATGCACTGAACATGCTGAAAGCTTACTTAGCAAAACACAGCCATGTACTTCTAGTTCAGGTTTTAcagacttggtttcacattgaTATTAATAATGATACTAACAAGAAGGATTCT GAGGATGACGATGATGACCTTACTAATGATGGAATTCATATAAAAGAAGAGAAAGTTACTGACACCAATG acatattttcaaaatgtaatGGTCACACCGAGTATCCAAGTGTGGATAAAGAATTGAGAGATTTACAAGACGCAATAAAGAATGTGAGAGAGTCAATGGCACCTCTCAAGCTGTACAAAGTGGCTGCTCCTGATACTTA TTTGGTATGTGCAAAGACTGACCCTGGCTGCAATGTCCTCTGTGGAGGATTTAGTAATTCAGAAATAAGATTGTGGGACCTCGGCCAAAATAATGTGAAGCGAAATGTCAACAAGAACATCTCAGAATTGGAGCTGGCTTGCAATGTTCCCCCTGAGCCGGAAGCGGTGGTAGATgatacttt ACAAATTGGAACGGGCGTCCCATTAAGAGGACATTCAGGCCCCGTTCAAGCAGTGTGTGTTCTCTCCAGAGAAGAGTTGGTCCTGTCCGCTTCTCACGACTGTACCATGCGTGCGTGGAAATTACAAGATTATTCATGTGCGTCTATATACAG AGGTCACAACTACCCAATTTGGTGTATGGACGTGTCGAAGAATGGTCTATTCATCGTCACTGGCTCGCAAGACAAGACAGCGAAGCTCTGGTCACTGGACAGAACATTCCCCGTCAGAGTGTTTGTTGGACATATGTCGGATGTTACG TGTGTAAAGTTCCACCCCAACGAGGCGTACATAGCGACGGGCGGCGCGGACCGCAGCGTGCGGTTCTGGAACGTGTGCGACGCGCGGCTCGTGCGCGTGCTGTGCGGCCACCGCGGCGTCGTGCGCACGCTCGCCTTCTCGCCCGAGGGCTCCCATCTCGCCAGTGCCG GAGACGACAAAAAGATAAAAGTCTGGGATTTAGCAGCATGCACCTGCATCCACGAATACAGAGGTCATCACGGAAAGGTCACGGCTCTGGATTGGTCTGCGATCGGGAAGCCTACTCTGACGCATAGGGTGTGCACAGACCCCAACGACCCATCCGCTGACAACTCGCTGTTGTGTTCTGCGGGAATGGACGGCGTTGTCAAAATTATTTGGGATAATCACAGTAAAAATAA ACAAGTCCCCAGCCAGGATGTCCTAACGTCAACATACAACACTAAATGCTCATATCTTGTTGATTTGCAAGTTCACCCGGAATGGGTGGTAGCTATAGGAgctaaaagataa